The following coding sequences are from one Phycisphaeraceae bacterium window:
- a CDS encoding beta-ketoacyl-[acyl-carrier-protein] synthase family protein, with translation MSDRRVVITGMGWVTPLGHDIESVWARLLRGENAIGPVTRFDAHSFKTNFAAEVKDFRFKELVPANVRHAGVGTSTQFALAAATKAWRSSGLDGFDALKRRRLGIYLGSGEGTLDYDNYFATNVAGWDPASRRVDAVKWAKAGYQRMDPTREVEQEPNLTLGHVAEQFGCRGPASNCMTACAASTQAVGEAFETIRHGDAEVMFAGGSHTMIHPLGMTGFIRLTAMSKRTDDPSHAARPFDASRDGFVMGEGAGMVILEDLDHALARGATPLCEVVGYGSTADAFRITDIQPDGKGATGSMLHALRAAGISPREPGADGRPAVHYISAHGTGTEENDKIETRAVKAVFGDLAPRVPFSSVKSMLGHLIQAAGAVELITCVMAIRTGWLPPTMNLANPDPECDLDYVPNAARDLNPAGGVDVCLSNSFGFGGQNDTICVRRFRA, from the coding sequence ATGAGCGATCGACGAGTCGTCATCACCGGCATGGGCTGGGTCACGCCCCTGGGCCACGACATCGAGTCCGTCTGGGCCCGCCTGCTTAGGGGCGAGAACGCCATCGGCCCGGTCACGCGCTTCGACGCCCATTCGTTCAAGACCAACTTCGCCGCGGAGGTCAAGGACTTCCGCTTCAAGGAACTCGTCCCGGCCAACGTGCGGCACGCGGGCGTGGGCACCAGCACCCAGTTCGCCCTCGCCGCGGCGACCAAGGCCTGGCGCTCCAGCGGGCTCGACGGGTTCGATGCCCTCAAGCGCCGGCGCCTGGGCATCTACCTGGGCTCGGGCGAGGGGACGCTCGACTACGACAACTACTTCGCCACCAACGTCGCCGGCTGGGACCCCGCATCGCGCCGGGTCGACGCCGTCAAGTGGGCCAAGGCCGGCTACCAGCGCATGGACCCGACGCGCGAGGTCGAGCAGGAGCCCAACCTGACCCTCGGGCACGTCGCCGAGCAGTTCGGCTGCCGCGGGCCCGCGAGCAACTGCATGACCGCGTGCGCCGCGAGCACCCAGGCGGTGGGCGAGGCGTTCGAGACGATCCGACACGGCGACGCCGAGGTGATGTTCGCCGGCGGCTCGCACACCATGATCCACCCGCTGGGCATGACCGGCTTCATCCGGCTCACCGCGATGAGCAAGCGCACCGACGATCCCTCCCACGCCGCCCGGCCCTTCGATGCCTCGCGCGACGGCTTTGTCATGGGCGAGGGCGCGGGCATGGTCATCCTCGAGGACCTCGACCACGCCCTGGCGCGCGGCGCTACCCCGCTCTGCGAGGTCGTCGGCTACGGCTCCACCGCCGATGCCTTCCGCATCACCGACATCCAGCCCGACGGCAAGGGCGCCACCGGCTCCATGCTCCACGCCCTCCGCGCGGCGGGCATCAGCCCGCGCGAGCCCGGGGCCGACGGCCGCCCCGCCGTGCACTACATCTCCGCCCACGGCACCGGCACCGAGGAGAACGACAAGATCGAGACCCGCGCCGTCAAGGCCGTCTTCGGCGATCTCGCCCCGCGCGTCCCCTTCTCCTCCGTCAAGAGCATGCTCGGCCACCTCATCCAGGCCGCGGGCGCGGTGGAACTGATCACCTGCGTCATGGCGATCCGCACCGGCTGGCTCCCGCCCACCATGAACCTCGCCAACCCCGACCCCGAGTGCGACCTCGACTACGTCCCCAACGCCGCACGCGACCTCAACCCCGCCGGCGGCGTCGACGTCTGCCTCAGCAACTCCTTCGGATTCGGCGGGCAGAACGACACCATCTGCGTCCGCCGCTTCCGCGCCTGA
- a CDS encoding GxxExxY protein, producing the protein MYNDRNRNRDDRGNYGGGGRGYGGHGGGYGGGGGGGGGYRSQGGGYGGNGGGGGGGRGRGDGRGEGVPLSELDPALTEVSRKVIGCAIEVHKGLGPGFDKSVYTQALKAELDAAGVKYHAEHPAPVMYKGREVGTRVADLVIDGRFVVELMSQRGEIGGTERAALRALLRVMDMELGLIINFAERRLKDGLVRVLNPDKLNAMRAEQEDEYEDDDGEDGEYEYEDEGPGEPGVFNPDAGNKA; encoded by the coding sequence GTGTACAACGACCGGAATCGAAATCGTGACGATCGGGGGAACTACGGCGGCGGGGGCCGCGGCTACGGCGGGCATGGTGGCGGCTATGGCGGTGGTGGGGGCGGGGGCGGTGGATACCGCAGCCAGGGCGGCGGGTACGGTGGGAATGGGGGGGGCGGCGGCGGCGGGCGAGGGCGGGGCGACGGCCGCGGCGAGGGCGTGCCCCTGAGCGAACTCGATCCGGCGCTGACCGAGGTCAGCCGAAAGGTCATCGGGTGCGCGATCGAGGTGCACAAGGGCCTCGGCCCGGGCTTCGACAAGTCCGTCTACACCCAGGCCCTCAAGGCCGAACTGGACGCTGCCGGCGTGAAGTACCACGCCGAGCACCCGGCGCCGGTGATGTACAAGGGCCGCGAAGTCGGCACCCGCGTCGCCGACCTGGTCATCGACGGTCGGTTCGTCGTGGAACTCATGTCGCAGCGAGGCGAGATCGGCGGCACCGAGCGGGCCGCCCTCCGCGCCCTGCTCCGCGTGATGGACATGGAACTGGGCCTCATCATCAACTTCGCCGAGCGGAGGCTCAAGGACGGCCTCGTCCGCGTGCTCAACCCCGACAAGCTCAACGCGATGCGCGCCGAGCAGGAGGACGAGTACGAGGACGACGACGGCGAAGACGGCGAGTACGAGTACGAGGACGAAGGCCCCGGCGAGCCCGGCGTCTTCAACCCGGATGCGGGGAACAAGGCCTGA